The genomic window TATTTGTTTTTGAGGCATTTATCGAGCGTTTTGTAGCGGATCAGGGCATTTTTATTAGATGACATGGTTTTAATTTTTAATGATTGGGGCGTGTCCCGGAAGCCTTGACAGAAGCCAGCGCTTTTCCGGGCCGGGCTGCTCCAGGCTCCACTTTGTTCCGGTCTCAGGCGCGGCGCAAGCGCCGCGCCTGAGACCCCTCCTTCCAGTCGGGCCCTGCACATCCCTCACGCGGGGGTGTAATAACAGAGTATCTCCTCCAAACCTCATAGGTTTTGAAAACCTATGAGGTTTAATTCTCCTTAAAATTATTTTCGCTCTAAAGCCTTTCCTTCAAAAGCAATTCCTTCCCAGCCGTATTCCATGAAATTCCGGATGTTCTGGTGATCGGTACCTTCAGGGTTTTTCAGGACATCTTCCCGGTAGAATTCTCCGAAAAGATCAAGGGTTTCCTGCTTGGAAAGACCGTTCAGTTGGGCAAAACTGAATACTTTGCACGAACCGTTGTTCTGGTTGGCTTCGTTTACCGTATTGCCGTTGGTAAATTGGGTCGGGGTGAAATCGTAATGAGCATCAATAAAAGCAATCACCTCTTTAAAAGAAATTTCTCCTGCGGATTTTTCTAACTGTTCAAATAACATCGTTTATAATTTTTTCAAAAATAATTAAAAAAATCCGATCTGCGCAAAAAGATTGCATACTTGTGCCGTTACTTTGCATCAACAAAATGAAAGAACTCATGGAATTTAACGGAAACAACTTAATCGAATTAGGATACAGACCGGCCAAATGGTTTAAAGAATCCATTGAATTCATCAACGAAAATCGACTGGACGAGGGCCAGATCAAAATATATCTGGAACAGTTCAGACAGCCCGAACTGGTTCCGCTGCATGAAACGGCAAAAGATTTTGTCATCAA from Chryseobacterium sp. SORGH_AS_0447 includes these protein-coding regions:
- a CDS encoding HopJ type III effector protein, translated to MLFEQLEKSAGEISFKEVIAFIDAHYDFTPTQFTNGNTVNEANQNNGSCKVFSFAQLNGLSKQETLDLFGEFYREDVLKNPEGTDHQNIRNFMEYGWEGIAFEGKALERK